In Spiroplasma litorale, a single genomic region encodes these proteins:
- a CDS encoding DnaD family protein codes for MQELFKSGLISKKTLLILNYSKLKISENQLSIILLIMELSNEDQKNFTPSQLSKYMNLSSEQIENEISLLLKSNHIKLVVKAKKTILDLSPLFNKLLAKIEDEYAKFKIKENYKIIETKLNYKLNDNDIEKLEEYSSFGISMSKIVSIIDSIELSTLDDLFKVLDSKSKESSVKITMYNWLND; via the coding sequence ATGCAAGAACTATTTAAAAGCGGATTAATAAGCAAAAAAACCCTGTTAATTTTAAACTACTCAAAATTAAAAATAAGTGAAAATCAGTTATCAATAATTTTATTGATTATGGAACTTTCAAATGAAGATCAAAAAAACTTCACGCCTTCACAGCTTTCAAAATATATGAATTTGTCAAGTGAACAAATTGAAAATGAAATTTCACTATTATTAAAATCTAATCATATTAAATTAGTAGTTAAAGCAAAAAAAACCATACTTGATTTGTCGCCCTTATTTAATAAACTACTTGCAAAAATTGAAGATGAATATGCAAAATTTAAAATTAAAGAAAATTATAAAATAATAGAAACAAAACTTAATTACAAACTTAATGATAATGATATTGAAAAACTTGAAGAGTACTCAAGTTTTGGAATATCAATGTCAAAAATTGTATCAATTATTGATTCAATAGAATTATCAACATTAGATGATTTGTTTAAAGTGTTGGATTCAAAATCTAAAGAAAGCTCAGTAAAAATTACAATGTATAATTGATTAAATGATTAA
- a CDS encoding HU family DNA-binding protein, with the protein MTKKELSEKLSVNFSTSKAEAEKMVNYIFEEITNALTSKEEVQIAGFGKFLTSDRAAREGVNPATGAKIQIAATTVAKFKAAKQLKDAVAK; encoded by the coding sequence ATGACAAAAAAAGAATTATCAGAAAAATTATCAGTAAATTTTAGTACTTCTAAAGCAGAAGCAGAAAAAATGGTAAATTATATATTTGAAGAAATCACAAATGCTTTAACAAGTAAAGAGGAAGTTCAAATCGCAGGGTTTGGTAAATTCTTGACAAGTGATAGAGCAGCTCGTGAAGGTGTTAATCCAGCAACTGGTGCAAAAATTCAAATTGCAGCTACAACTGTGGCAAAATTTAAAGCAGCTAAACAATTGAAAGATGCAGTTGCTAAGTAG
- a CDS encoding NAD(P)H-dependent glycerol-3-phosphate dehydrogenase, giving the protein MNKNITIIGTGAYGTVLANVLTDNGHNVIMYGVEQNQVNDINENHINSTFFRDYLINENIKATTDFAIAIEKAEVIILSVPTFAIEKSLDNIIKYSKRKVSIINIAKGLDEEKLDLLSNKITNKLKNKDILENYGALYGPSVAVEVILRKPTCVMACSKNIDFANQIVELFSNEYFIVKPTTDVEGCEVAASLKNVIAIASGILQGYSASDNARASLITIGNAEIYQFAKHFGAKIETFMNFATLGDLILTCSSFKSRNFSLGMSIAENNSALTALKYHKKTVEGVMSSKIAHLMMEKYKINSPLFELMYKILYNNVNPSILINNFFKYAKVV; this is encoded by the coding sequence ATGAATAAAAATATAACAATTATTGGAACAGGGGCATATGGAACTGTACTGGCAAATGTTTTAACAGATAATGGTCATAATGTTATTATGTATGGTGTAGAACAAAATCAAGTTAACGATATAAACGAAAATCATATAAATTCAACTTTTTTTAGAGATTATTTAATAAATGAGAACATTAAAGCAACAACAGATTTTGCGATTGCAATTGAAAAAGCTGAAGTTATAATTTTAAGTGTTCCAACTTTTGCAATTGAAAAATCACTAGATAATATAATTAAGTATTCAAAAAGAAAAGTTTCGATTATTAACATTGCAAAAGGATTGGATGAAGAAAAACTTGATTTATTAAGCAACAAAATTACAAATAAATTAAAAAATAAAGACATACTAGAAAACTATGGAGCATTATATGGGCCATCTGTAGCAGTTGAAGTTATTTTAAGAAAGCCAACTTGTGTAATGGCATGTAGCAAAAATATAGATTTTGCAAATCAAATTGTTGAATTGTTTAGCAATGAATACTTTATTGTTAAACCTACAACAGATGTTGAGGGTTGTGAGGTTGCCGCATCATTAAAAAACGTTATTGCAATTGCATCAGGTATCTTACAAGGCTATAGCGCATCAGATAATGCAAGAGCTTCTTTGATTACAATTGGTAATGCAGAAATATATCAATTTGCAAAACACTTTGGTGCGAAAATTGAGACATTTATGAATTTTGCAACATTAGGAGACTTAATACTAACTTGTTCTTCATTTAAATCTAGAAACTTTTCATTAGGTATGTCAATTGCAGAAAATAATAGCGCACTTACAGCACTAAAATATCATAAAAAAACCGTTGAAGGTGTAATGTCATCCAAGATAGCACACCTAATGATGGAAAAGTACAAAATAAATTCACCATTATTTGAATTAATGTATAAAATACTATACAATAATGTTAACCCTAGTATACTAATTAATAATTTTTTCAAGTATGCTAAGGTAGTATAG
- the der gene encoding ribosome biogenesis GTPase Der: MKNKGIVAIVGRPNVGKSTLFNRIIREKKSIVEDVPGVTRDRLYGEAEWLTVPFILIDTGGITLQDTKFAKEIKMQAEIAIKEADLILFVLNYKDGICPEDNAVLKILYKTNKPVILVINKYDKKDDFNNAYEYMSLGMGEPVLVSSTHGIGVGDLLDKITENLPKANEVFDSKNVKVSVVGKPNVGKSSFVNSLLGEKRMIVSDIPGTTTDSVDSEIKFNDKVYTIIDTAGLRKKGKIYENLEKYSYIRSISSINKSDVVLLMLDVSLPITDQDSNIGGFAFEENKPIIIVANKWDLVEKKDSNSMNKKEEEIKSYFKYLSYAKILFTSATEKVRVNKIFELIDTINNNLKKRIKTSLLNEIFNKAQLINPSPKHNGGRLKIYYGSQVEAYIPTFVLFVNNPSFVHFSYKRFLENQIRQYFDFTGVPIKIIFRERK; this comes from the coding sequence ATGAAAAATAAAGGTATTGTTGCAATTGTTGGTAGGCCAAATGTTGGTAAATCAACTTTATTTAATAGAATTATAAGAGAAAAAAAATCAATTGTAGAGGACGTACCAGGCGTTACAAGAGACAGATTGTATGGAGAAGCAGAATGATTAACAGTACCCTTTATATTAATTGATACAGGTGGAATAACTCTTCAAGACACAAAGTTTGCAAAAGAAATAAAAATGCAAGCCGAAATAGCAATTAAAGAGGCAGACTTAATTTTATTTGTTTTAAATTATAAAGACGGAATTTGTCCAGAAGATAATGCAGTACTAAAGATTTTGTATAAAACTAATAAACCTGTAATTTTAGTTATAAATAAATATGATAAAAAAGATGACTTTAATAATGCTTATGAATATATGTCGTTAGGAATGGGTGAACCAGTTTTAGTATCTTCAACTCATGGAATTGGTGTTGGTGACTTATTAGATAAAATAACTGAAAACTTACCAAAAGCAAATGAGGTTTTTGATAGTAAAAATGTTAAAGTATCAGTTGTTGGAAAACCAAATGTAGGAAAATCTAGTTTTGTAAACTCATTACTTGGTGAAAAAAGAATGATAGTTTCAGATATTCCAGGAACTACAACTGATTCAGTTGATAGTGAAATAAAATTCAATGACAAGGTTTATACAATTATTGATACTGCTGGTTTACGAAAAAAAGGAAAGATTTATGAAAATCTTGAAAAATATAGTTATATAAGATCGATTTCAAGTATTAATAAATCAGATGTAGTATTGTTGATGTTAGATGTTAGTTTACCAATCACAGACCAAGATTCAAATATTGGTGGGTTTGCTTTTGAAGAAAACAAACCAATAATTATAGTTGCAAACAAATGAGACTTAGTAGAAAAAAAAGACTCAAATAGTATGAATAAAAAAGAAGAAGAAATTAAGTCTTATTTTAAATATTTAAGTTATGCAAAAATATTATTTACATCAGCTACTGAAAAAGTTAGAGTAAATAAAATCTTTGAATTAATCGATACTATAAATAATAATTTAAAAAAACGTATAAAAACAAGTTTATTAAATGAAATATTCAATAAAGCACAATTAATAAATCCATCACCAAAACATAATGGTGGAAGGTTAAAAATCTATTATGGTTCTCAAGTTGAAGCTTATATACCAACTTTTGTATTGTTTGTTAATAATCCTAGTTTTGTACACTTTTCATATAAAAGATTTCTTGAAAATCAAATAAGACAATATTTTGATTTTACAGGAGTGCCTATAAAAATAATATTTAGAGAAAGGAAATAA
- the cmk gene encoding (d)CMP kinase, translating to MIKNIKIAVDGTASSGKSTVMKIVSDKLNLKFIDTGLMYRAFTKYCLNNNIDLKNTSEVSKMISSFSYEFKDNEEIHVNNENYSNFLSDLDVVENIKYIANNTLVRNYMVEEQKSIASKQSIIMVGRDITTVVLPNADLKIYFDCSIEARAKRRFNQNKINNIEPNIYKDIYQSIENRDKNDKNREQGSLKIAKDSWTIDTSDISIDEAVILVINKIKSL from the coding sequence ATGATAAAAAATATTAAAATAGCAGTTGACGGTACAGCAAGTAGTGGCAAAAGTACGGTTATGAAAATTGTATCTGATAAATTGAACTTAAAATTTATTGACACTGGTCTTATGTATAGAGCATTTACTAAATATTGTTTAAATAATAATATAGACTTGAAAAATACATCAGAGGTTTCTAAAATGATTAGCTCTTTTAGTTATGAATTTAAAGATAATGAAGAAATACATGTAAATAATGAAAATTATAGTAATTTTTTATCAGATCTAGATGTTGTTGAAAATATTAAGTATATTGCAAATAATACTTTAGTTAGAAATTATATGGTTGAAGAACAAAAAAGTATAGCAAGCAAACAAAGTATAATTATGGTGGGTAGAGACATAACAACAGTCGTACTTCCTAACGCAGATTTAAAAATCTATTTTGATTGTTCAATTGAGGCACGTGCAAAAAGAAGATTTAATCAAAATAAAATTAATAATATTGAACCAAATATTTATAAAGATATTTATCAAAGTATTGAAAACAGAGATAAAAATGATAAAAATCGTGAACAAGGATCATTAAAAATTGCAAAAGATTCATGAACAATTGATACAAGTGATATTTCAATTGATGAAGCAGTTATTTTAGTTATTAATAAAATTAAGAGTCTATAA
- a CDS encoding ferredoxin → MKKTWIDKDLCIGCMACVEMDETDTLFMDEDGLAEAKENDLELKECQMVCPTSAVKVNE, encoded by the coding sequence ATGAAAAAAACATGAATTGATAAAGATTTATGCATCGGTTGTATGGCTTGTGTAGAAATGGATGAAACTGATACACTGTTTATGGATGAAGATGGTTTAGCAGAAGCTAAAGAAAATGATCTTGAATTAAAAGAATGTCAAATGGTATGTCCTACAAGCGCTGTAAAAGTTAATGAATAA
- the mreB gene encoding rod shape-determining protein, translating into MANRKPIYVSLDLGTAYTLVYISGQGVIYNEPSIVAYKVPENRIVAVGNEAYKMIGKANKNLRIIRPMVNGVITDAKATQAQLDYIFKRLRIEKYLKNSVVLMACPSVITELEKSALKKIAMNLGAADVFVEEEVKMAAIGGGVRVDAPSGHLVVDMGGGTSDAAVLSAGEIVLSKSIKVAGNLLNEEVLKFVKAQYGLEIGIKSAEQAKIKIGSLAKYPDERSIKLYGRDVVSGLPREIEVTPQEMREVLKIPLSKVIDMVVQVLEETPPELAGDIFRNGIVLCGGTAMIKGIDKYFADTLQLPCKISENPLMAVINGTKKYESEVYDLLKEKKLKTHLNY; encoded by the coding sequence ATGGCAAATAGAAAACCAATTTATGTTTCATTAGATTTAGGTACAGCTTATACACTAGTTTATATTTCTGGACAAGGGGTTATTTATAATGAACCCTCAATAGTAGCTTATAAAGTTCCAGAAAATAGAATAGTTGCTGTTGGTAATGAAGCTTACAAAATGATCGGAAAAGCGAACAAAAATTTAAGAATTATTAGACCAATGGTAAATGGTGTTATAACTGATGCTAAAGCAACACAAGCACAATTAGATTACATATTTAAAAGATTAAGAATTGAAAAATACTTAAAAAATTCTGTAGTTTTAATGGCTTGTCCATCAGTGATTACTGAATTAGAAAAAAGTGCACTTAAAAAAATTGCAATGAACCTTGGAGCAGCTGATGTATTCGTTGAAGAAGAAGTTAAAATGGCTGCAATTGGTGGAGGTGTTCGTGTTGATGCTCCATCAGGACATTTAGTAGTCGATATGGGTGGAGGAACATCTGATGCAGCTGTTCTATCTGCTGGTGAAATAGTTCTTTCAAAATCAATTAAAGTTGCAGGAAATTTATTGAATGAAGAAGTATTAAAATTTGTTAAAGCTCAATATGGTTTAGAAATAGGAATTAAATCAGCTGAGCAAGCAAAAATTAAAATTGGTTCATTAGCAAAATACCCTGATGAAAGATCAATTAAATTATACGGACGTGATGTTGTTTCAGGATTACCAAGAGAAATCGAAGTTACACCTCAAGAAATGAGAGAGGTTTTAAAAATACCTTTATCTAAAGTAATTGATATGGTAGTTCAAGTTCTTGAAGAAACACCACCAGAATTAGCTGGTGATATCTTTAGAAATGGTATCGTGTTATGTGGGGGTACTGCAATGATTAAAGGTATTGATAAATACTTTGCAGATACATTACAATTACCATGTAAAATTTCAGAAAATCCATTAATGGCAGTTATAAACGGAACTAAAAAATACGAAAGCGAAGTTTATGATTTATTAAAGGAAAAGAAATTAAAAACTCATTTAAATTATTAA
- a CDS encoding ECF transporter S component, translated as MNNNSNNNENNEKEHDVLEHNNDKNSKKDHYHEEHHYDIFGNHDDVKEDDFNWKTSIYTSKRNLTFRLTLSAMMLAIAIGATAMDMYIEHLIVPIDGVILPTRFLDILVITLSIGSLGPIFSSCIAFIVPWIHMLLHGGAIHNPLSSLVDAFGYFIFIWVLWFLYYFVFKNSYTHKHPNNKIDLIKRWVPMAAFVPVITIVFTMINVLIIYLNSGSGEELHDHEEHSVMKLINYLSEEEHEHEHHHANWTSFSNKLWTYTFIIFGIELARFTICYSLFGVLEPQMKKINHIYK; from the coding sequence ATGAATAATAATTCAAATAACAATGAAAATAATGAAAAAGAACATGATGTTTTAGAACACAATAATGATAAAAACTCTAAAAAAGATCATTATCATGAAGAACATCACTATGATATTTTTGGAAATCATGATGACGTAAAAGAAGATGATTTCAATTGAAAAACAAGTATTTATACAAGCAAAAGAAATTTAACATTTAGATTAACTTTATCTGCAATGATGTTAGCGATTGCTATTGGAGCAACTGCTATGGATATGTATATCGAACATTTAATTGTTCCAATCGACGGAGTTATACTACCAACAAGATTTCTTGACATATTAGTTATTACTTTATCTATAGGAAGTTTAGGACCAATATTTAGTAGTTGTATTGCTTTTATTGTGCCTTGGATACATATGCTTCTTCATGGGGGAGCAATCCACAACCCATTATCATCACTAGTTGATGCATTTGGTTATTTTATATTTATATGAGTTTTATGATTCTTATACTATTTTGTATTTAAAAATTCATACACACATAAACATCCAAATAATAAAATTGACTTAATAAAAAGATGGGTTCCAATGGCTGCGTTTGTACCTGTTATTACAATAGTTTTCACAATGATAAATGTATTAATAATATATTTAAATTCAGGTTCAGGAGAAGAACTACATGATCATGAAGAACATAGTGTTATGAAATTAATAAATTATTTAAGTGAAGAAGAACATGAACACGAACATCATCATGCAAACTGAACATCGTTTTCAAACAAATTATGAACATACACATTTATAATTTTCGGAATTGAATTAGCAAGATTTACAATATGTTATTCACTGTTTGGTGTTTTAGAACCACAAATGAAAAAAATAAATCATATATATAAATAA
- a CDS encoding inorganic diphosphatase, whose protein sequence is MKKNVFEVIIENPKGSTNKFEYDMLTKSIKLDRVLFGANFYPGEYGFIDETLDWDGDPLDVISLATYPTFPGVKVNVRVLGTIKMIDAGEIDSKLFGVFNDDPRFKDYQDLKDVPQHLKDEIENFFLQYKALQKKEVKINGWGEIDDALKEVEECKERFKQYKDRYLKPGGREEILDEWKSKGLGQG, encoded by the coding sequence ATGAAAAAAAATGTTTTTGAAGTTATTATTGAAAATCCTAAAGGAAGTACAAACAAATTTGAATACGATATGCTTACTAAAAGCATAAAACTCGATAGAGTTTTATTTGGTGCTAATTTTTATCCAGGTGAATATGGTTTCATTGATGAAACACTTGACTGAGATGGTGATCCATTAGATGTTATATCACTTGCAACATACCCAACATTCCCAGGTGTAAAAGTGAATGTAAGAGTACTTGGAACAATAAAAATGATTGATGCTGGAGAAATTGATTCTAAGTTGTTTGGTGTATTTAATGATGACCCAAGATTTAAAGATTATCAAGATCTTAAAGATGTTCCTCAACATTTAAAAGATGAAATTGAAAACTTTTTCTTGCAATATAAAGCATTGCAAAAAAAAGAAGTTAAAATTAATGGTTGAGGCGAAATTGATGATGCTTTAAAAGAAGTTGAAGAATGTAAAGAAAGATTTAAACAATATAAAGATAGATATCTAAAACCAGGTGGAAGAGAAGAAATTTTAGACGAATGAAAATCTAAAGGACTAGGTCAAGGTTAA
- a CDS encoding fructose-bisphosphatase class II family protein yields the protein MNKDIILLRTVEVAAIASYKYIGKKDKNLVDKAAVEAFEVMLKNEKGFILKVINGEGELDNAPMLYVNQMLGDINNPESPIFDVSVDPIEGTNPAAYNFAGSISTIAVSRENTMLQMPEMYMEKLFVKDKYVNTINLADGIVNNVLKMQEQENRKDLRCIILDKPRHYKIIEELNKIGVIVRLIQDGDVLAAIDVVNGEADFVYGIGGAPEGCLMASLAIASGCKMQSRLVLYNEIWPNEEETKTRLNKELAWMSKHNIDTNTILEDFDLVSDYRTRFFAAGLTAGGSLKPISYKKGKFFVNAFMASHGIVRNFNTVYDVNKVNGLKPDIKYLFDKYKR from the coding sequence ATGAATAAAGATATTATTTTACTAAGAACTGTAGAAGTTGCTGCTATTGCTTCATATAAATATATTGGCAAAAAAGATAAAAATCTAGTTGATAAGGCAGCTGTAGAAGCTTTTGAAGTAATGTTAAAAAATGAAAAGGGGTTTATACTAAAAGTAATCAATGGTGAAGGTGAATTAGATAATGCGCCCATGTTATATGTTAATCAAATGCTTGGTGATATAAACAATCCTGAATCTCCTATTTTTGATGTATCTGTAGACCCAATAGAGGGCACAAATCCTGCTGCATATAACTTCGCGGGAAGTATTTCAACTATTGCTGTATCAAGAGAAAATACAATGTTGCAAATGCCTGAAATGTATATGGAAAAGTTATTTGTAAAAGATAAATACGTTAATACAATTAATCTTGCAGACGGAATTGTTAACAATGTTTTAAAAATGCAAGAACAAGAAAACAGAAAAGATCTAAGATGTATAATTTTAGATAAACCTAGACACTATAAAATCATAGAAGAATTAAATAAGATTGGAGTTATAGTTAGACTTATACAAGATGGAGATGTTTTAGCAGCAATCGATGTTGTTAATGGTGAAGCAGACTTCGTTTATGGAATTGGTGGAGCTCCTGAGGGCTGCTTAATGGCGTCATTGGCAATTGCTTCAGGGTGTAAAATGCAATCAAGATTGGTTCTTTATAATGAAATTTGACCTAATGAAGAAGAAACAAAAACAAGATTAAATAAAGAATTGGCATGAATGAGCAAACACAATATTGACACAAATACTATACTTGAAGATTTTGATTTGGTCAGTGATTATAGAACAAGGTTTTTTGCAGCTGGTTTAACAGCTGGGGGAAGTTTAAAACCCATATCATACAAAAAAGGTAAGTTTTTTGTAAATGCATTTATGGCTTCTCATGGAATTGTACGTAATTTTAATACAGTTTATGATGTTAATAAAGTAAATGGTTTAAAACCAGATATTAAGTATTTATTTGATAAATATAAAAGATAG